In Candidatus Poribacteria bacterium, the following are encoded in one genomic region:
- a CDS encoding PD40 domain-containing protein: MRGDVSMYKVSVCLIILAIFASAILCGCGDKEADIGKKLLAQGKYEEAIIHLKGAVQRHPSDPDLHYSLGLAYSRAGKYDKAMDEFQVALSFAPDRTDIRYEMAKAAWKLGRRLVPLKTFIKILKSNPTPKQEAEIRELAAEPHPVLQLTNTSSDNASPVFSPDGRKLAFVRVKRGRNVVMLMDLADRKEKRITPEGFSDSSPSFTPDGEYLILSSVPFPTGENDKARLVRVNLNTLERETIFEWKGDIFKPTLSSDGKTVLFESYLNGNWEIFKLDLTVLKLQRLTDNRSNDIDPAFSPDGTKVIFASDRDGDFDIYQMKADGSSQMKIADSPDVDNMPSFSPDGRRILFVSDRDGNEEIYVMDADGRNAVRLTNYRGKDTTPCFSPDGKKLAFASTRGSSYLQINLMDVTKGLTRQELIKHLEYLVSISWE, encoded by the coding sequence ATGAGGGGTGATGTTTCGATGTATAAGGTGTCGGTCTGCTTGATCATTCTGGCGATCTTCGCATCGGCTATCCTCTGCGGCTGTGGGGATAAGGAGGCCGATATCGGTAAAAAGCTCCTGGCCCAGGGCAAATATGAGGAGGCGATAATACATCTGAAGGGAGCCGTCCAGAGACATCCTTCCGATCCCGACCTGCATTACAGCCTCGGCCTTGCGTATTCGAGGGCGGGAAAATATGATAAAGCGATGGACGAGTTTCAGGTTGCCCTCTCCTTCGCCCCCGATAGGACCGACATACGGTATGAGATGGCCAAGGCTGCCTGGAAGCTCGGAAGACGGCTTGTGCCGTTGAAGACATTCATCAAGATCCTCAAATCGAACCCGACTCCGAAACAGGAGGCTGAGATCAGGGAGCTGGCCGCCGAGCCGCATCCCGTTCTGCAACTGACGAATACCAGCAGCGATAACGCCTCGCCGGTCTTTTCGCCCGATGGCCGCAAACTGGCCTTTGTCAGGGTGAAAAGAGGGCGGAACGTCGTCATGTTGATGGATCTGGCCGATAGAAAGGAGAAACGGATCACCCCGGAGGGATTTTCCGACTCGAGCCCATCCTTCACGCCCGACGGCGAATACCTCATCCTCTCCTCAGTTCCATTTCCGACGGGCGAGAACGATAAAGCCAGGCTCGTGAGAGTGAACCTGAACACGTTGGAGCGCGAGACGATCTTCGAATGGAAAGGAGATATCTTCAAGCCGACCCTCTCGTCCGATGGGAAGACCGTCCTCTTTGAATCGTATCTGAACGGCAACTGGGAGATATTTAAGCTTGACCTCACCGTCTTAAAGCTTCAACGATTGACGGATAACAGGTCGAACGATATAGATCCCGCCTTCTCCCCCGACGGGACGAAGGTCATCTTCGCGTCGGATAGGGATGGGGATTTCGATATATACCAGATGAAGGCCGACGGCTCATCCCAGATGAAGATCGCCGATAGCCCCGACGTCGATAACATGCCCTCCTTCTCGCCGGACGGCAGGAGGATACTCTTCGTCTCGGATCGGGACGGCAACGAGGAGATATACGTTATGGACGCCGATGGGAGAAACGCCGTCAGACTCACCAACTACAGGGGGAAGGATACGACGCCGTGTTTCTCCCCCGACGGCAAGAAGCTGGCCTTCGCCTCAACCCGCGGGTCATCCTACCTTCAGATCAACCTGATGGACGTGACGAAGGGGTTAACGAGGCAGGAGCTGATAAAGCATCTGGAGTATCTCGTAAGCATATCATGGGAGTAG
- a CDS encoding radical SAM protein: MRVKIEEKGWFRLPERLIGRYDLNEGSDLYLIPLADGLVVYHPMLDIRKVYIEPTTRCNLNCITCVRNAWEDETADMEMSTFNAILRQLRGFRSIRAVVLGGFGEPFYHPHILDMIRDIKALGLEVTISTNGTLLGDLAGVCDY, from the coding sequence ATGAGAGTTAAGATCGAGGAAAAAGGGTGGTTTCGCCTGCCGGAGAGGCTTATAGGGAGGTATGATCTGAATGAGGGTTCCGATCTCTATCTGATACCCTTAGCGGATGGACTCGTCGTCTACCACCCCATGCTCGACATCAGAAAGGTCTACATCGAACCTACCACCCGGTGCAACCTCAACTGTATCACATGCGTCCGTAACGCGTGGGAGGATGAAACGGCCGATATGGAGATGTCCACCTTCAACGCTATCCTCCGCCAGTTAAGAGGGTTCAGATCGATTCGGGCGGTGGTTCTGGGGGGATTCGGGGAACCGTTCTATCATCCTCACATCCTCGATATGATCAGGGATATTAAAGCTTTGGGACTGGAGGTGACGATAAGCACGAACGGAACGTTGCTCGGAGATCTTGCCGGAGTTTGCGACTATTAA
- a CDS encoding DUF362 domain-containing protein — protein MVSLEKCDAYDRTAVMEAVDRALERLGGISKFVGPGEKILVKPNLLSPAPPDRAVTTHPLLVEAVVRQIQSAGAYPIISESPGAGTKHSEQRLKEVFEVTGMMEVADRTGAELRIELEPIHLSFLEGRFTKGFELLPVLREVDGIVNLPKLKTHVFMTYTGAVKNLFGLIYGVSKSKFHVRFPNEPDFAGMLIDVMRFARPRLTVMDGVIGLEGNGPGSHGSPRKVGVILAGENPVEVDAAACRIIGMGFDEVPIFEAAKSAEEWDGKVQIVGTPIEEVMIPDFKRPDSRPTEKAILRYRLIRKFAGKLMKEITSPRPVPQKGRCVACGVCVRSCPQNAIRIKGKVAVVDDSLCIRCYCCHEMCPESAIELRFSIISKLFKRIVEER, from the coding sequence TTGGTCAGTCTCGAAAAGTGTGACGCATACGATCGAACCGCCGTCATGGAAGCGGTGGATAGGGCGCTGGAGAGACTAGGGGGGATATCCAAGTTCGTCGGCCCCGGCGAGAAGATCTTGGTTAAACCCAATCTCCTGTCACCCGCGCCCCCGGATAGGGCCGTGACGACCCATCCTCTCCTCGTCGAAGCGGTTGTGAGGCAGATCCAATCCGCAGGGGCATATCCCATAATCTCCGAAAGCCCAGGGGCGGGAACGAAACACTCCGAGCAGAGGCTGAAAGAGGTGTTTGAGGTGACGGGGATGATGGAGGTGGCCGACCGAACGGGGGCGGAGCTCAGGATAGAGCTTGAGCCGATCCACCTCTCCTTCCTGGAGGGGAGATTCACCAAGGGGTTCGAGCTCCTGCCCGTCCTCAGGGAGGTGGACGGCATCGTGAACCTGCCGAAGCTGAAGACGCACGTCTTCATGACCTACACCGGCGCCGTCAAGAACCTCTTCGGACTCATCTACGGCGTGTCAAAGTCGAAATTCCATGTCAGATTCCCCAATGAGCCCGATTTCGCCGGGATGTTGATCGATGTGATGCGTTTCGCCAGACCCAGGCTGACGGTGATGGATGGGGTGATCGGGCTCGAGGGGAACGGCCCCGGCTCACACGGTTCCCCCAGGAAGGTGGGCGTCATACTGGCGGGCGAAAACCCGGTCGAGGTGGATGCCGCTGCCTGTAGGATCATCGGCATGGGATTCGATGAGGTGCCGATCTTCGAGGCCGCTAAATCCGCGGAGGAATGGGACGGGAAAGTTCAGATCGTCGGGACGCCGATCGAAGAGGTGATGATCCCCGATTTCAAAAGGCCGGATTCCCGTCCGACCGAAAAGGCCATACTCAGATACAGGCTTATCAGAAAATTCGCCGGAAAGCTGATGAAGGAGATAACAAGCCCGAGGCCCGTTCCCCAGAAGGGAAGATGCGTCGCATGTGGGGTATGCGTCAGAAGCTGCCCTCAAAACGCCATAAGGATCAAGGGAAAGGTGGCGGTGGTGGACGATTCGCTCTGTATAAGATGCTACTGCTGTCACGAGATGTGTCCCGAATCGGCCATAGAGCTCCGTTTTTCGATCATCTCCAAACTGTTTAAGAGGATCGTCGAGGAGAGGTAG
- the prmC gene encoding peptide chain release factor N(5)-glutamine methyltransferase produces the protein MGKEKRIWRVMELVEWTTGYFKRHGIETARLDAELLLAHALQCSRLDLYLNFNAPVSQGHLDIYRDLIVKRAQRMPVAYLTGVKEFMGIPFRVDRRTLIPRPETELLVEEIARRLKDEKPGEILDVGTGCGAIAISLAKFLPEWRVVATDVSEGAIELACQNAEAIGVEVDFKIGDMFEPVDGMRFDCIVSNPPYIPSDQISNLQPEIGYEPREALDGGRDGLEVIRRLILNSTRHIHPGGLIGIEIGFDQAQKAIKLMEEAGYADVEVIRDYSGIERILIARAPAKA, from the coding sequence ATGGGTAAGGAAAAGAGGATATGGCGCGTTATGGAGCTGGTGGAGTGGACGACGGGATACTTCAAAAGACATGGGATAGAGACGGCGAGGCTCGACGCGGAACTGCTCCTGGCGCATGCCCTTCAGTGCTCCAGGCTGGATCTGTACCTCAACTTCAACGCCCCCGTCTCCCAGGGACATCTGGATATCTATCGTGATCTGATCGTAAAACGGGCTCAAAGGATGCCGGTGGCATATCTCACGGGCGTAAAGGAGTTCATGGGGATACCCTTCAGGGTGGATCGAAGGACGCTGATCCCCAGACCGGAGACGGAGCTCTTGGTGGAGGAGATCGCTAGAAGGTTAAAGGATGAGAAGCCCGGGGAGATCTTGGATGTGGGGACGGGGTGTGGCGCCATAGCGATATCCCTCGCTAAATTCCTTCCTGAATGGCGTGTCGTGGCGACGGATGTATCGGAGGGGGCGATAGAGCTCGCATGTCAAAACGCCGAAGCGATCGGAGTGGAGGTGGATTTTAAGATCGGCGATATGTTCGAGCCGGTCGACGGAATGCGATTCGATTGCATCGTCTCAAACCCTCCCTATATACCCTCCGATCAGATCTCGAACCTGCAGCCCGAGATCGGCTATGAGCCGAGGGAGGCGCTTGACGGCGGCCGGGACGGATTGGAGGTGATACGACGGCTCATCCTCAACTCCACACGACATATCCATCCAGGAGGACTGATCGGGATCGAGATCGGGTTCGATCAGGCCCAAAAGGCCATCAAATTGATGGAGGAGGCAGGGTATGCCGATGTGGAGGTCATAAGGGATTACTCCGGGATCGAGCGGATTCTCATCGCCAGGGCTCCCGCCAAGGCGTAA
- a CDS encoding SAM-dependent methyltransferase, protein MWRIYISIPIISASAVAAEILLMRLMAVAIWYHFAYMIISLALLGYGASGTFLTILRERLLPRFKLFLLLISLALSISLPLCFRLSQMISFDPFLMMWDPRHFLRLFARYLLLMIPFFLAGSFTGLCIAAYSDRIGRIYLFDLMGAGMGSVGAIGLTFLLRPGDALSVLSLFSLLGAILTSWHAGYLLRSLILALPVLAAVNLMPLRLDISQYKYLVAAERMPEAKVLYESSSPLGLLTALRSPALRIAPGLSLAYEGDIPPQIAVFTDADSPTAITSPDDPEKLAFLDYMTNALPYALLRSPKVLVIGAGGGMDVLSALTHGAREVVAVELNPQMVKMVSERFSDFAGGIYSDPRVRVVLGDGRGFVERCRERFDLIQISLVESFRASAAGVYALSESYLYTVEAFKSYMRHLTENGILCITRWSKIPPVDTMKVIGTMDRLRSIGISPQNNMALIRSWATDTIILKRSELTKEEIEAIKEFCREKLYDLAYYPGIPAEEMWEFLPYNPSGRWKWMKGMFNIKPATDDRPYFFHFFRWRSLPYLVKRMGRNWLILVEWGYVMLVATLIQAVAASILLILLPLRALLSPRVSGRWKRLWVLLYFGALGFGFMSMEIVLIQLFSLFLSDPIYSAASVIGGMLVVAGLGSLASGRFSGLPPELPFGMIILFSAIQRYLPRLEFSTLADLPLPARIGLSILSIAPLAFFMGMAFPMGVRRLRARDESLIPWAWGVNGCASVIGAVGAMIIALSLGHSTLLFTAMGCYALAGALAMRIRSIPE, encoded by the coding sequence ATGTGGCGGATCTACATCTCGATTCCCATCATCTCCGCCTCGGCCGTCGCCGCGGAGATCCTGCTGATGCGGCTGATGGCCGTGGCGATATGGTATCACTTCGCCTACATGATCATCAGCCTCGCCCTTCTGGGATACGGGGCGAGTGGAACTTTCCTGACCATCTTAAGAGAACGGCTCCTCCCACGATTTAAGCTGTTCCTCCTCCTCATCTCGCTTGCGCTTTCGATCTCCCTTCCTCTCTGTTTTCGCCTGAGCCAGATGATCAGCTTCGATCCGTTCCTGATGATGTGGGACCCGCGCCACTTTCTCCGCCTCTTCGCCCGATATCTGCTCTTGATGATCCCGTTCTTCCTGGCGGGGAGCTTCACGGGACTGTGCATAGCGGCTTATAGCGACAGGATCGGCCGGATATATCTTTTCGACCTGATGGGGGCGGGGATGGGATCGGTGGGGGCGATCGGATTGACCTTCCTACTTAGGCCGGGGGACGCCTTAAGCGTGCTTTCGCTCTTCTCCCTTCTCGGCGCGATCCTCACCTCCTGGCACGCGGGATATCTCCTTCGATCGCTGATACTCGCCCTTCCCGTTTTAGCCGCCGTTAACCTAATGCCTTTGAGGTTGGATATATCGCAGTATAAGTATCTGGTCGCCGCTGAGAGGATGCCGGAGGCGAAGGTTCTGTATGAATCCTCCTCGCCGCTCGGCCTCTTAACCGCCCTTCGATCGCCTGCCTTGAGGATCGCGCCCGGGCTCAGTCTCGCATATGAGGGGGATATACCGCCTCAGATAGCCGTGTTTACCGATGCCGACTCGCCCACCGCCATAACCTCGCCCGACGATCCGGAGAAGCTCGCCTTTCTGGATTATATGACCAACGCCCTTCCATACGCACTGTTGAGGAGCCCCAAAGTTCTGGTCATCGGCGCGGGCGGAGGGATGGATGTGCTTTCGGCTCTGACACACGGGGCGAGGGAGGTGGTCGCCGTCGAGCTCAACCCACAGATGGTGAAGATGGTCTCGGAGAGGTTCTCGGATTTCGCCGGCGGGATATACTCCGATCCGAGGGTGAGGGTCGTCCTGGGCGATGGGAGGGGATTCGTGGAGAGATGTCGGGAGAGGTTCGACCTGATACAGATATCCCTGGTGGAATCGTTCAGGGCCTCGGCGGCCGGCGTCTATGCGCTCAGCGAAAGCTACCTCTACACCGTCGAGGCGTTTAAAAGCTATATGAGGCATCTGACCGAAAACGGCATCCTCTGCATCACGCGCTGGTCGAAGATACCTCCCGTCGACACGATGAAGGTGATCGGGACGATGGATCGACTCCGCTCCATCGGGATATCGCCCCAGAATAACATGGCCCTCATCAGAAGCTGGGCCACCGACACGATCATCCTCAAGAGATCCGAACTGACAAAGGAGGAGATCGAGGCGATAAAGGAGTTCTGCCGGGAGAAGCTGTATGATCTGGCCTACTATCCGGGGATACCCGCTGAGGAGATGTGGGAATTTCTCCCCTATAATCCGTCCGGCAGATGGAAGTGGATGAAAGGGATGTTCAACATCAAGCCCGCCACGGATGACAGGCCCTATTTCTTCCATTTCTTCAGGTGGAGGTCGTTGCCGTATCTGGTTAAAAGGATGGGTCGGAACTGGCTTATACTGGTGGAATGGGGATATGTGATGCTGGTTGCGACGCTCATCCAGGCCGTGGCCGCCTCGATCCTGCTGATCCTGCTTCCCCTTCGTGCGCTTCTATCGCCCAGGGTGAGCGGGAGATGGAAGAGGCTCTGGGTTCTCCTCTACTTCGGCGCCCTGGGATTCGGGTTCATGTCGATGGAGATCGTTCTGATACAGCTTTTCTCGCTTTTCCTCTCCGATCCGATCTACTCCGCTGCCTCGGTGATCGGCGGAATGTTGGTCGTCGCGGGGTTAGGGAGCCTTGCGTCGGGGAGGTTTTCCGGCTTGCCGCCTGAGCTGCCCTTCGGGATGATAATCCTGTTCTCGGCGATCCAGAGATACCTGCCGCGGCTTGAGTTTTCAACTCTGGCGGATCTCCCGCTTCCAGCGAGGATCGGATTGAGCATACTCTCCATCGCCCCTCTCGCCTTCTTCATGGGGATGGCGTTCCCGATGGGGGTTAGACGTCTGAGGGCGAGGGATGAATCGCTCATACCATGGGCATGGGGGGTGAACGGCTGCGCTTCAGTCATAGGCGCTGTAGGCGCTATGATCATCGCCCTCTCGCTGGGACACAGCACGCTTTTATTCACCGCTATGGGATGTTACGCCTTGGCGGGAGCCCTGGCGATGAGAATCCGCTCGATCCCGGAGTAA
- a CDS encoding fumarylacetoacetate hydrolase family protein, which yields MVNEGLFDVGLFHEVVEFAEKHNLTDLLTVDEFKLNPPIKSPPKIIALGLNYSTHARESGRPIPQEPIIFQKASSCVIGPEDKILIKPKFGRVDPEVELAVVIGKTARDVPRDRAREFILGYTVMNDVTARDIQRHDFELSQPWFRSKSMDTFGPMGPCILTKDEVEEPVALNLELKVNGEIRQSDNTVNLIFDIPYLVEFISDMMTLEPCSIISTGTPEGIAPIYPGDVIEATVEKIGTLRNYVEKYHEG from the coding sequence ATGGTAAATGAAGGACTCTTCGATGTGGGGCTGTTTCATGAGGTGGTGGAATTCGCCGAAAAGCATAACCTCACGGATCTGCTCACCGTCGATGAGTTCAAACTCAATCCGCCGATCAAAAGCCCGCCTAAGATCATCGCCCTTGGGCTGAATTACTCCACCCATGCCCGCGAAAGCGGCAGACCTATCCCTCAGGAGCCCATAATCTTCCAGAAGGCCTCCTCATGCGTGATAGGCCCCGAGGATAAGATATTGATCAAGCCTAAATTCGGAAGGGTGGACCCCGAGGTGGAGTTGGCCGTGGTGATAGGCAAAACGGCCAGGGATGTGCCGAGGGATCGGGCACGTGAATTTATACTGGGATATACCGTCATGAACGACGTCACCGCCAGGGATATCCAGCGGCACGATTTTGAGCTGAGCCAGCCCTGGTTCCGATCCAAAAGCATGGATACCTTCGGGCCGATGGGGCCGTGTATCCTGACAAAGGATGAGGTTGAGGAGCCGGTGGCGTTGAACCTGGAGCTGAAGGTGAACGGGGAGATCCGACAGAGCGATAACACCGTCAACCTGATATTCGACATACCTTATCTGGTGGAGTTTATATCCGATATGATGACGCTTGAACCGTGTAGCATCATCTCAACCGGCACCCCTGAAGGGATCGCTCCCATATATCCGGGGGATGTGATCGAGGCAACCGTGGAGAAAATAGGAACACTGAGAAATTACGTTGAGAAATACCATGAGGGGTGA
- a CDS encoding DUF2723 domain-containing protein has product MNLKSRSSRTWRSILGFLTVLLPFIIYLRTLAPTITWRDSGDLVTACYVMGIPHPTGYPLFVMLGKLFTFLPVGDIAYRVNLMSAFFAAITSLVIYKILLNLTGKHIPALSAALSMAFSFTFWTQSVIAEVYTLNAFFLSLLILLLLKWRETRSSKFLYLFTFSLGLSFSNHMSTLFILPAAITFVLLVDPKSFIKRLPTLLGLFILGLTPYIYLPIRSAQDPPLDWGNPETLKQFIWLVSAAQYRSLMFSKTLPEVLYELNRYRVAILNEFTIIGFFFGVLGYFRLIVKLKEHRQETSPLFLLLTLIFLADIVYTVNYRIPDNPPFYIPSYLIFSIWIGLGVEFLLDTFKQLRIWRRGMIYTSAVLVLSIGFPMYELVRHYPHVDLSDFREAYQFGNSVFKELKPGALVFTQYDGPTFTLWYFRYVVYREREDVRIISMPLLRFDWYRENLKRAYQDIRFPDDEGCGGTVSEMILENLKAHPVYIFFPEEPPDFLKGLKLSAAGPLYRISNQH; this is encoded by the coding sequence ATGAACCTGAAAAGTCGAAGCTCTAGGACATGGAGATCGATCCTTGGTTTCTTAACGGTTTTGCTTCCTTTCATTATCTACCTGAGGACACTTGCCCCTACTATCACATGGCGGGATTCCGGCGACCTTGTCACGGCGTGTTACGTCATGGGAATACCTCATCCCACGGGATATCCGTTGTTTGTGATGTTAGGCAAGTTGTTTACATTCCTGCCTGTAGGCGATATCGCATATCGTGTTAATTTAATGTCGGCTTTCTTCGCTGCCATCACCTCCTTAGTGATCTATAAGATTCTCCTAAATTTGACGGGCAAACATATCCCTGCGCTCTCCGCCGCCCTCAGCATGGCTTTCTCATTCACGTTTTGGACTCAATCGGTCATCGCCGAGGTATACACGCTCAACGCCTTTTTCCTGAGCCTGTTAATTCTCCTACTGCTGAAATGGAGAGAAACTCGATCTTCAAAGTTCCTTTACCTCTTCACCTTTTCACTTGGTTTGAGCTTTTCGAATCACATGTCCACCCTATTCATTCTCCCCGCTGCTATCACATTTGTCCTGTTGGTCGATCCTAAATCTTTCATCAAACGGTTACCGACACTTTTGGGACTTTTCATTCTAGGGCTGACGCCATATATCTATCTCCCTATCCGTTCGGCACAGGACCCACCCCTCGATTGGGGTAATCCTGAGACCCTTAAGCAGTTTATCTGGTTGGTCTCGGCGGCTCAGTATAGATCCTTGATGTTCTCAAAAACGCTTCCCGAAGTGCTTTATGAGCTAAACCGATACAGAGTGGCTATTCTCAACGAGTTCACCATCATCGGCTTCTTTTTCGGAGTTCTAGGATACTTCAGGCTGATAGTGAAGCTCAAAGAACACCGTCAGGAAACATCGCCTTTGTTTCTCCTCCTCACTTTGATATTCCTCGCTGATATAGTATACACCGTGAACTATCGGATTCCGGACAATCCTCCTTTTTACATCCCATCTTACCTGATTTTCTCCATCTGGATCGGATTAGGCGTGGAATTTCTCCTGGATACATTTAAGCAACTACGGATATGGAGAAGGGGGATGATTTACACAAGTGCTGTTTTGGTTCTGAGCATAGGGTTTCCCATGTATGAGCTGGTGAGGCATTATCCCCATGTGGACTTAAGCGATTTCAGAGAGGCATATCAGTTTGGGAATAGCGTTTTCAAGGAGTTGAAACCCGGTGCGTTGGTCTTCACCCAGTATGACGGTCCTACCTTCACGCTTTGGTATTTCCGGTATGTGGTTTACAGAGAGCGTGAAGATGTCCGAATCATATCAATGCCGCTTCTCAGGTTCGATTGGTATAGGGAGAATCTGAAAAGAGCTTATCAGGATATCCGATTTCCGGATGATGAGGGATGTGGAGGGACGGTCTCAGAGATGATACTCGAAAACTTAAAAGCACATCCGGTTTACATCTTCTTCCCCGAAGAGCCTCCGGATTTTCTGAAAGGGTTGAAACTGTCAGCCGCCGGGCCTTTATATCGGATTTCAAACCAACATTAA